Genomic segment of Candidatus Finniella inopinata:
ATATTGGGGGTTATGTCGTTAATTTTCTGGCTGTTGATTGTTGTTGTTTGTCTGAAATATATGTCGGTTATTTTCCGCGCTGACAATAATGGAGAGGGGGGGATTTTGGCCCTGTCGACCCTGGCCCATCGAACAGCAAAAGCAAAACATAAAGCTTTTATCGTTGCCCTGGGGATTCTAGGGATGGCTTTATTCTATGGCGACGGTGTTATTACGCCCGCCATATCGGTCTTAAACGCCCTGGAGGGTGTTAACGTTGCTACGCCTTATCTGAACCACTTGATTGTCCCGATGTCCGTTATCCTTCTTGTTCTGTTGTTTGTATTACAACGATGGGGAACTGGTCGTATTGGGGAATGGTTTGGACCCCTTATGATTGTTTGGTTCCTGGTGATTGGTCTGTTAGGGTTGGTTCAAATCATGAAAGAACCTTCAGTTCTTTATGCCCTCAACCCCCTGTATGCCTTTAAATTTTTCGGTTCTTATCTCAAATTTAGCTTGGTTGTCCTTGGCTTCATTGTTTTGATCGTTGCTGGTGCTGAAGCTTTATATGCTGACATTGGGCATTTTACGAAAAAATCTATTCGCATCAGCTGGTTTGCGTTGGTATGGCCAAGTCTTGTCTTGAATTATTTTGGTCAAGGGGCCTTGCTATTGGAAACCCCCGCTGCCATTAGCAATCCTTTCTATTTGTTGGTTCCAACGTGGGGGATTTATCCCATGGTGCTGCTGGCAACCTCTGCCACCATTATCGCGTCACAATCGGTTATATCGGGTGTTTTTTCCATTACATGGCAAGCCATTCAGTTGGGTTACTTGCCCCGAATGCGCGTAATTCACACATCAACAAACCAACGCGGGCGGGTTTATGTGCCGTTCGCTAATTACATCATGTTATTTTTAACAGTGGCTGCGGTTTTATTCTTTCAAGAATCAACCCATTTAGCCACGGCCTATGGATTGTCAGTGGCTGGCGTTATGGTGATTACAACGCTGTTAACGATTAGTTTAGCCTTTACCGATTGGGGATGGTCTTGGATCAAGATAACGGCCATCTTTGGGGGGCTTTTACTTACAGACACAATCTTAGTGGGCGCTAACTTACTTAAAATTATAGAAGGTGGATGGTTCTCCATTTTGATTGCGCTAGTTATTTACACGATCGTTGACAGTTGGCGAAGGGGGCGCCACATGTTGGCGTATGATCATCATCACGAGCTTTCCTTGGCGGAATTTATTCATTTTGCTCGAAACACATCACCAGCACGGGCCCCAGGGGTTGCTGTTTTTATGGGGGATGACCCCGAAAAAGTCCCCATGGCTTTTCATGTTCATTTCAAACACACACCTGTTTTGCATCAAACTGTGTTCTTTTTATCGATTGTCACCAGGACAATCCCAAGGGTGCATTCAGCCGAACGACTGAAAATCATCCCCTTGGCAGACGGTGTCTATCAGGTGATTGCATTTTACGGGTTTATTGAGTCACCCAATCTAAGGCAGATATTGGCCAAAGTTTACGAACAAATCCCAACGTTTGACATAGAACAAACCACATTTTTCCTGACCCGTAACGTGCCGGTGTTTATCAAAGGATCCTACTTAAAGCATTGGCGGGAACATTTGTTCATCTTCTTGATGAACAACGCCATGAGTGCGACACGTTATTTCAAAATCCCATACAACCGCGTTGTTGAATTAGGCGTGAGATTTAGAACGTTTAATTAATCTTTAGTTAATATTTTGTTAATCTTTCTCTTTCTATAATAAGTGATGGTTAGGCTTTTCCCTAAACACGTTTTTTGCCAAGTAGGTTTTTCGTGCTGTAAGACGAATATTAATGGCATTCGTTTTGCTCAATACCGTCAATACCAATAATTCCTTGCGATACAAAGAGTTTTATTGTAAAAAATACACTATATTAACAAATGTATTTAAAATTTTAGTTTAGTTTATGATGATCTTAAGAAATTTAAGCGTACTCACCGTTGCCCTTTCTCTTGGGGGTTCTGCAAACGCGTCCACAATCTCATCAGGGTTTTATGTTGGGATGGGTGCGGGCATGGAACGCATGAATGGCCAGCGGAGCGAGCGGATGGATTCGGCTGACTCCAGCATTTATTCTTCTCAGACTTTTACTCAGAACAAGGACATGAAGAAGCATGGCCCTCTTGTTAATGTCTTTGGGGGGGGGTTGTATCGCTGCAATAACTTTGCCGTAGCAGGGGAAGCTTTCTTCGAGATGGGAAAAACTGAAGACAAAATCATAAGAGATTGGTTTGAGACTATCTCCGTTACGAATACAAAAGGTTATTATTCAGCTGTTTTGGAAAAGAGAAGTTGTTTTGGATTTAGGGTTAATGTAGGAGGAATTGTCAAAGATCGCTTCTTTGTTTATGGTCTTCTTGGTCTAAGCGCTACTCAACTTCGCTACAGTACCGTAGCCTCCATGATTGAACAAAGTAGTATTGGATCTGGAAGATTTGTCACGGAAACCAAAAGAAAATTAGCTTACGGCTTTGATTATGGGGTTGGCGTACAGTACCAAATCAACCAATGGAGAATTGGCATCGAAGGTTACATAAGAAAAATAAAATCTCAACAATTTTATTTTCAATTGAATGACCCAAATTTCGCACCTGAGCCAACTTACAATGCCACTGTTAAACCGTTTATAACAGGTGTCAATATTAAATTTTCATTAACATTTTAAAAAGTCTGGATAGAAGAACACAATGGTTTTCCCAAAATTCCTAAAAATTTCTTATTTAGTATTACTTGTGAGTTTGTTTAATATAGAAACTTCACAGGGGTCCAATAGATCAGACCAACCTATTTTCCCTGACAGCGCCCCAGTTGGAACCAAGGTGCAATGGCTCCGGAATACATTCACTCCGTGGCTTAACTCTAAACGCCAAGAAGGGGATTCTTGTGCGATTAATTACACTGGAATCAGCCTTCTTGATGTTCAAAACTTTCTGAAAGGCTATTCCTCTCAAGTTTTACAAAATAATACCGCTGCAAGAGTTGCGACCCAACAAGCTGAAGCCGAAAAAGCTCAACTTCTGCAACAATTAGAAACTGCAAAACGTAGACACAGTGTAGAAGAAAGTGCACGCCAAGAGGCAGAGAGAGCCCGAGCAGAACATGAGAAAAGGGAAAGAGAAATAGCTGCGGAAAAACAAGCGTTAGAACTTAAACATAAGGCAGAACAAGAAGCCCATCGTCAAGCTATAGAAAAACAAAAGAAATTTGAAGAAGATGCGAGGGCCGCTGAAGTAAGGCGCAAGCAAGAAGAGCTTAAACACAAAGCAGAGCAAGAAGCTCATCGTCAAACTCAAGAAAAAGTTAAGTTAAGCGAGCAAAAGTTCAACGCACTCGTAAAAAAAGCACAAGAATATGGAATTGATCCTTCGATTTTGGATGCTGTTTTACCTGCAACTGACGATTTAGAAGAAGAATTGAAGGGGGTTGGACAAAAGTCTTCTTCGCTTCCTCATCTTATGAAATGGTATATCGAGTTGTTGAAAGAGATTAAAAAAAATGAAAATGCGGCTGAACAAATAAAAAAAGATTGCGGAACCGCTTCAAGGGCAGTATTTGCAGGTACTGCTATTTTGCTTGATGATGATACAAAAGTTGAGGTCGCCATCGAAGCCATAAATACAATTTATAAATCGGCTAGACAATATAAGGAAACATTGCCAGAATCTTTCGAAAAATTCAGGGAACTTGCTTTAAGACAAATAAAACCCCCTAGCAACAGCTTTGACAATTATATGACGACTACCCTTTTGACGCCTATGTTTGATGCATTGGAACGTCTTGATGGAAAAGATAGTTTGCAAATGTCTCTTGATGCTAATGCTAAATTCGAGCAGCTTCTTACCGGTTTAGTTGATGTGGGAGCCTATAAGCCGGATTTAGTCAATCCTATATCTCAGAAGATTATCGATTCTAATAAGAGAATTCAAGACGAGATTATAAAACGCAACAGAACCCTCTATGAGCAATTCAATCCTTTATTAATCAGTGAAGCGAAAAAAATTGAGAAACTTCCTTCTGAAAGAAAACTAAACGAAATTCCCTTGGTGGTTTTGTTAACCTGTTCCGAGCCCGCTGGATTTCTTTTGGTTAACACCAACCCTAGCCTTGACGATTTAAAGGAAGATTTACCAACTCTTACAGTAGATCAGCTAAAGGCTTTATTTGCCTATCTTTTTGGGTTAGCTGATGACTTCGGAGGGGTTCTGCAAATCTTTTCCCAACGATCACATACACCAACCAAGGTTAAAGAGCCTGACATTCAACAGCTTTTGAGTATCGTAAAGACAAGAGTTCACCAAGCAGAGAAGGAGGGAAAATATCAACCTGATCCCTACAAAGTTTCCAGTAGCAAAAAAGAAAGCATATCGGCATTTCTGAAAAAAACTGAGGATTTTGTATCAGGAAAAACATATCGGGATACAATTCAAAGAAGGTTTGGCGAAGTTTATTTGCCATTGAGCGATTACATTAGATCTTGTCGTCAGACTGACTTGGAGGAATTTAAACTGGAGATTCTTTCTCAAAGAGGGGCAAAAGGCCCCATAGAAGAAACAGCCGCTGAGCAACAGATAAGAAGGGCTCTTATTGATCAAATCATTGGTTTTCAAAAACAATTTTCAATATTAGATCTTAGTAGGATAAACAACGACGAACTAAAGGTTCTGACACAACAATTTTCGGATCTGAAAGCAGCGGTTGAAGCGAATGGAGAGCGTTTTAAAACCAATTTTACAGCCTTTTTAAAGAGGAGAGACCCCAATTATGTTGCTCCAACAATAGTAATAAGGCCGTCACCGTCGCCTTCTCCTATATCCTCGTTAACTTCATCAAGGTCAAATAGCCCACCCACAACTCCACCAGCAGCCCCACCTGCACCATCTTTTGATGCACCACCCCCACCACCCCCGCCTGGGCCGCCACCATCTGCCTCTGATCTCTCCTCATCAAGTTCATCTGGAACTGTGGTTCCTGCCACAAGTAGCTCTTCTGCGCCAGATAGAACAAAACTTTTGGGAGCACTGCAGGGGGCTAACATACCAACAAGACTGATTGAATTCTCAAGGACCCTAAGTTCGACACAAAAAACAAAGTGGACAGGTTTAGACAAGAAAGCAAAAATTCTATGGATGGATTCAGGAAACGAACCATAGTACACTCGGCCGATCTTGCCGTCTTGTAAACTTGATTAATGACACCTACCAACCAGCTTATTCTGCCCTTGGCGCCGTCCACCAATTTCAGCCGCCAGGCGTGGATTCAAGATGCCAGCAACCAACAGGCCGCCGCCTGGGTCAACCAGTGGCCTGACTGGCCCGCGCCCCGCATCGTTTGCGTGCATGGAGAGGAGGGGAGTGGGAAGACCCATCTGGCTCACTTATGGGCAGATCAAGCTAAGGGCGTACACATGGACGCCACCCAGGCAGCCGAAAAAAGCCCCTATGAGACCTTTACGACCAAACAACCCATCGCCCTTGATGATGTTGAGGCTGTGGCCGATCAAGAATGGTTATTTCACTTTTACAACTTCATTCAAGATACTGGGGGGTCGGCACTGTTGTTGGCCACCACCCCCCCCAGTCGTTGGGGTGTCACTTTGCCAGATTTATCCTCGCGCCTTCAAACCATAATCAGCGTTGAAATTCTGCGCCCGGACGAGCACGCCTTAAAGGCCATCATGATTAAGCAATTTCGGGATCGCGGCCTGATCGTGAAGCCCGAAGTCGTTGATTATTTGTTGAAACTGTCTGAACGATCGTTTGCACAAACGAATCGGTGGGTCCTTGAATTGGACAGGGTGGCCGCGACCAAAGGGCGGTCAATCACGATCCCTTTAATTCGGGAAATTTTTGCCAGCGAGAGTGCGGTATAATAATACCACATCCTGAAATTCCATATAAACAAAGCCTTACAGAGGTTTTTTTGTTGCCAAATAGATTTTTTCCACCTATAAATGACACAGAGAAATTTAACGTTTTAAAGAAAAATGTATACACCTTCTACACGCACACAAGATGTGGACAAGAAATGGCTGCTAATCGATGCACAAGACCTGATTTTGGGTCGTTTGGCAAGCTTGGTCGCGATGCGCCTTCGTGGCAAACATAAACCCAGTTACACCCCCCATGCGGATGATGGCGACTATGTCGTGATTATCAATGCCGAAAAAGTTAAACTGACAGGCAACAAATTGGCTGATAAGAAATTTTATTGGCACACAGGCTATGCTGGCGGAATTAAAGAACGCGCAATTGGCCAAATTTTGGGTGGGAAATATCCTGAAAGAGTTTTAATTAAAGCTGTTGAGCGTATGGTCCCTAGGGGTCCTTTGGGACGCAAAATTATGAGTAACCTAAAAGTTTACAAGGGTTCTGAACACCCCCATGCTGCCCAACAACCAACATTATTAGACATAGCTGCGATGAACCGCAAGAACGTACGGAGTATTTAACCATGACGACTGAAAGAGTTGGTCTAGAAGATTTAAAAGTTGCCGTTAAAAAAGCAGCTTCTGTTGACAAAGAAACCACGACGGTTAGTGAATCATCGGCAGAGGTACGGACACCTAAGATTGATGCTCAAGGGCGTTCTTATGCCACTGGAAAACGTAAAAATGCAATCGCCCGTGTGTGGATTAAACCGGGGATGGGTAAGATTTTGGTCAATGGCAAAACCTTTGAACATTACTTTGCACGCCCTGTTTTGCAAATGATTATCAATCAGCCTTTCAAGGCGGCTAATCGGATCACCCAGTACGATGTTTGGTGCACCGTTGTTGGGGGTGGATTATCAGGCCAGGCCGGCGCTGTGCGTCACGGTATCAGCAAGGCGTTGACCTTTTTCGAGCCGGATCTCCGTCCAGCCTTAAAGCAGGGTGGATTCTTAACACGTGACAGCCGTATTGTTGAACGTAAGAAATATGGTCAAGCCAAAGCGCGTCGTCGTTTCCAATTCTCGAAGCGTTAATACTGTCGTTTTTCAGATTGTTTTTAGAACTCGGTCATTTGGCCGAGTTTTTTTTTGGTGCGCCAAGCATGGTGCAGAGGTCCTTATTGAAGAATAAGGACGCTATAGTTTAGGTGGTGAGAGTCCACTGCACGCCGTGGAAGTCGGAAGTGCGAGTCTAGGCAAGGGTGTCTTCCGCGAGGGAGAATCTGAAGGAAGCCGACGACGCAACAAGGAAGTGACGAACAGGAACTGGATAAAAGGCTGCTATAGCTGGGTAACACGGCCTTAGACGGAGATGCCCAATAACTGACCGCAAGCGTATAGCAGTAGATCCAGCACTGACCTTGGGAAAGACCTGCATCTTACCTTGGGAGATCTCTTATCCTGTTTGTTGAACGCAAACTATTGGTTAAGTGATTAATCAAGAGGGGATAAGAGAAGTCAGCAGAAGGCGTATTAGGCTGAGTTAATCAGCTGAAGGCCTGAATCAGTTAAGCCAGAGAAAGTCGTTGAAGACTCTTTAAGATGGAGAGGTAGGAAGATGAGGAAACATCACCAACGTCCGGACAGATTTCAGCGTATGAGACCTGAAGGGAGCGAGGTACAGCAAATCTTGAAGGCGTCAACAATGGATGAGCCTCTGACAGAGTATTTGATGGAAAAGGTTTGTGACCCATCAAATTTGAACCGAGCGTACAAACGTGTTAAAGCAAACAAAGGAGCCGCAGGGGTTGACGGGATGACAGTTGATGATCTGTTTGGCTGGATTGCGAAACACAAAGAGTCACTTATAGAATCGTTAAGGACAGGAACCTACCAACCATCTCCTGTATTGGGGGTTGAAATTCCGAAGCCAGGGAAAAGCAAGGAAACCCGGTTGTTAGGGATTCCTTGTGTGGTTGACAGGCTTGTCCAACAGGCTATTCTTCAGGTATTAGAGCCCATGTTTGATCCAACATTTTCAGGGTCAAGCTACGGATTTAGACCTGGCCGAAGTGCGCATCAAGCGCTGTTAAAGGCGCGAGAGTACGTACAGGCAGGATATGACATCGTGGTTGATATTGACGTTGAAAAATTTTTCGACCGGGTTAACCACGATAAGCTCATGTTTAGGCTTTCAAAGCGGGTAGGTGACAAAAGACTGTTAAAGATCATCCGACGCTTCTTAGAGGCGGAGATGCTGAGACAGGGGATTTGCATTGAACGGATAGAAGGGCTGGCCCAAGGGGGACCTCTCTCACCATTAATGTCAAATCTTGTGCTAGATGAGCTGGACAAGGAGTTAGAGCACCGAGGACACAAATTTTGCCGATACGCAGATGACTGTAATATTTACGTCAAGAGTTTGCGAGCGGGGGAACGTGTGTTGCAATCGGTGAAAGATTTTCTTGCAAAACGTCTGAAGCTGAAGGTTAACGAAACCAAGAGTGCTTGTGCTTCTGTTGAAGAGCGCCAGTTTCTTGGGTATCGACTTCTGAAGGAAGGGAAGGTTATAGTTGCCGAGCACAGTTTGAGTCGTATTCAAGACAAGGTGCGGTGGATTACCCGTCGAAATAGGGGGGTTAGCTTAGAAACAGTAGTATCTGACCTAAATCAAGCCCTAAGAGGATGGGGAAACTATTTTCGACTAACAGAATGGCCTTCACAGAGGAAAAGCTTGGATGGGTGGATACATCACAAAGTACGGTGTTATCGACTTAAACAGCGAAAGAGACCCTTGTCCATCGCTAAATTCCTCATGAGCTTGGGTGTGCCTGCTTGCAGTGCATGGCCTGTAGCAAAATCGGGGAAAGGATGGTGGCGGTTATCTCTGAGTATCCCGGTTCATCATGCTATGGATAACAATTGGTTCAAAGAAATAGGGCTTATAAATCTAAGATCCATGAAAGCTGTGGTAAAAGCTTAACTGAAACCGCCGTATGCGACATCGCACGTACGGTGGTGTGAGAGGACGGGGTCGTGAGGCCCCTCCTACTCGATCTCCAACCACAACCAGGCTATCATGAGGGACGTTAAAAATTGGTTAAGGTGTTACAGCAATCTCAAAAGTTGTATGCA
This window contains:
- a CDS encoding cell envelope integrity protein TolA; translation: MQWLRNTFTPWLNSKRQEGDSCAINYTGISLLDVQNFLKGYSSQVLQNNTAARVATQQAEAEKAQLLQQLETAKRRHSVEESARQEAERARAEHEKREREIAAEKQALELKHKAEQEAHRQAIEKQKKFEEDARAAEVRRKQEELKHKAEQEAHRQTQEKVKLSEQKFNALVKKAQEYGIDPSILDAVLPATDDLEEELKGVGQKSSSLPHLMKWYIELLKEIKKNENAAEQIKKDCGTASRAVFAGTAILLDDDTKVEVAIEAINTIYKSARQYKETLPESFEKFRELALRQIKPPSNSFDNYMTTTLLTPMFDALERLDGKDSLQMSLDANAKFEQLLTGLVDVGAYKPDLVNPISQKIIDSNKRIQDEIIKRNRTLYEQFNPLLISEAKKIEKLPSERKLNEIPLVVLLTCSEPAGFLLVNTNPSLDDLKEDLPTLTVDQLKALFAYLFGLADDFGGVLQIFSQRSHTPTKVKEPDIQQLLSIVKTRVHQAEKEGKYQPDPYKVSSSKKESISAFLKKTEDFVSGKTYRDTIQRRFGEVYLPLSDYIRSCRQTDLEEFKLEILSQRGAKGPIEETAAEQQIRRALIDQIIGFQKQFSILDLSRINNDELKVLTQQFSDLKAAVEANGERFKTNFTAFLKRRDPNYVAPTIVIRPSPSPSPISSLTSSRSNSPPTTPPAAPPAPSFDAPPPPPPPGPPPSASDLSSSSSSGTVVPATSSSSAPDRTKLLGALQGANIPTRLIEFSRTLSSTQKTKWTGLDKKAKILWMDSGNEP
- the rplM gene encoding 50S ribosomal protein L13; translation: MYTPSTRTQDVDKKWLLIDAQDLILGRLASLVAMRLRGKHKPSYTPHADDGDYVVIINAEKVKLTGNKLADKKFYWHTGYAGGIKERAIGQILGGKYPERVLIKAVERMVPRGPLGRKIMSNLKVYKGSEHPHAAQQPTLLDIAAMNRKNVRSI
- a CDS encoding HdaA/DnaA family protein, which gives rise to MTPTNQLILPLAPSTNFSRQAWIQDASNQQAAAWVNQWPDWPAPRIVCVHGEEGSGKTHLAHLWADQAKGVHMDATQAAEKSPYETFTTKQPIALDDVEAVADQEWLFHFYNFIQDTGGSALLLATTPPSRWGVTLPDLSSRLQTIISVEILRPDEHALKAIMIKQFRDRGLIVKPEVVDYLLKLSERSFAQTNRWVLELDRVAATKGRSITIPLIREIFASESAV
- a CDS encoding potassium transporter Kup — translated: MKFFPDHKLTPLVIGAIGVVYGDIGTNPLFTIKECFQPGCLPAAPQAILGVMSLIFWLLIVVVCLKYMSVIFRADNNGEGGILALSTLAHRTAKAKHKAFIVALGILGMALFYGDGVITPAISVLNALEGVNVATPYLNHLIVPMSVILLVLLFVLQRWGTGRIGEWFGPLMIVWFLVIGLLGLVQIMKEPSVLYALNPLYAFKFFGSYLKFSLVVLGFIVLIVAGAEALYADIGHFTKKSIRISWFALVWPSLVLNYFGQGALLLETPAAISNPFYLLVPTWGIYPMVLLATSATIIASQSVISGVFSITWQAIQLGYLPRMRVIHTSTNQRGRVYVPFANYIMLFLTVAAVLFFQESTHLATAYGLSVAGVMVITTLLTISLAFTDWGWSWIKITAIFGGLLLTDTILVGANLLKIIEGGWFSILIALVIYTIVDSWRRGRHMLAYDHHHELSLAEFIHFARNTSPARAPGVAVFMGDDPEKVPMAFHVHFKHTPVLHQTVFFLSIVTRTIPRVHSAERLKIIPLADGVYQVIAFYGFIESPNLRQILAKVYEQIPTFDIEQTTFFLTRNVPVFIKGSYLKHWREHLFIFLMNNAMSATRYFKIPYNRVVELGVRFRTFN
- the rpsI gene encoding 30S ribosomal protein S9; translated protein: MTTERVGLEDLKVAVKKAASVDKETTTVSESSAEVRTPKIDAQGRSYATGKRKNAIARVWIKPGMGKILVNGKTFEHYFARPVLQMIINQPFKAANRITQYDVWCTVVGGGLSGQAGAVRHGISKALTFFEPDLRPALKQGGFLTRDSRIVERKKYGQAKARRRFQFSKR
- the ltrA gene encoding group II intron reverse transcriptase/maturase — translated: MRKHHQRPDRFQRMRPEGSEVQQILKASTMDEPLTEYLMEKVCDPSNLNRAYKRVKANKGAAGVDGMTVDDLFGWIAKHKESLIESLRTGTYQPSPVLGVEIPKPGKSKETRLLGIPCVVDRLVQQAILQVLEPMFDPTFSGSSYGFRPGRSAHQALLKAREYVQAGYDIVVDIDVEKFFDRVNHDKLMFRLSKRVGDKRLLKIIRRFLEAEMLRQGICIERIEGLAQGGPLSPLMSNLVLDELDKELEHRGHKFCRYADDCNIYVKSLRAGERVLQSVKDFLAKRLKLKVNETKSACASVEERQFLGYRLLKEGKVIVAEHSLSRIQDKVRWITRRNRGVSLETVVSDLNQALRGWGNYFRLTEWPSQRKSLDGWIHHKVRCYRLKQRKRPLSIAKFLMSLGVPACSAWPVAKSGKGWWRLSLSIPVHHAMDNNWFKEIGLINLRSMKAVVKA
- a CDS encoding outer membrane protein: MILRNLSVLTVALSLGGSANASTISSGFYVGMGAGMERMNGQRSERMDSADSSIYSSQTFTQNKDMKKHGPLVNVFGGGLYRCNNFAVAGEAFFEMGKTEDKIIRDWFETISVTNTKGYYSAVLEKRSCFGFRVNVGGIVKDRFFVYGLLGLSATQLRYSTVASMIEQSSIGSGRFVTETKRKLAYGFDYGVGVQYQINQWRIGIEGYIRKIKSQQFYFQLNDPNFAPEPTYNATVKPFITGVNIKFSLTF